The genomic stretch TTGTTAATTCTCATGCTTCTATGTGCTATTCCATGACCTTTGCATGTCATGTGGTGTGGGATCTTGCTATGATTAGGGTTGTGATAAATTATGATATTATGTGGTGTTGATGTAAATTATTCTGCTATGCTCTTGTTTCTTAAAGTTGTGGCTCATGGTCAAGTGGGTTTATGATAGTCTATGAGTTGAAATAGTTTGATATTGTTAAGGTTGGAAGAAGATGTGTTTAGCAGTTATATTTTTAAAGAAAAGGCAGAGAACAATCGATGGGTTTATAGAAAAATCCAGGAGCAATCAATTGGTATCATGAAACTGAAGAAACTATGGAAAAACTGCAGGTCTCAATCGATTGACACCTAGGACCGATCGATTGGTCCAATGCATATAGTGATTTTTTTAGACAAGAAGTTCCtatcaatcgattggttcctcCAAGTAATCGATTACTTGCCATGTATTTTGCCAAAAAGAACCATTTGTTTGATAATTCTAAGCTATCATAAGAGTCTTATAACTTATACCATGATATATATGCATTGAATTAACAATAATCATTCAAATTCCATGAGAACGGTTGTGTTTTAACCTTGAATCTTGATTAGGTTAAGATGGATAGTGAATGAGTTTTATAACTAGGAAAAAGACTAGGTAGGATACATTGGAAAGCTATTCCAATGTTCTACATTTTGCTAAAGAGAAAACCATGCTTGTATTACAATTATTAATTAGATATTGGTTATGAACTTGTGTGCATATTTTCTGTTATGATGGATTGGTTCCATAACATGTTTTGATTACCAAAGTAACATAATATTATGTTAATCGACCATGTGGGGCCGTAATTAGTTATACATTTATAAATTCCAATTGCGAGGGTCATAATTAGAAATGGTATGCCATATAATAAATCCAACTGAGCGGGGCCGTAATAAGAATTGCGACTAAGTTCCAATCGGAAGGGTTATGTTTTAAAGAAGGAGTACTGACATGGAAAACCTGGACATGATGTCCAGTTTATGAAAATCCTATGTTCTAAGTTATGAAAATGTGTTATGTGTTTTATGTATTATGTTGTGATGTGTTGGGTTTTGTGAACCATGCTATGATTGAATTGGTTGTGTAGACTGTTTGATAATTCCTTAAAACATATGATGAAAAGTGAGACTAAACTTAGGTTTGTAACTAGGTGAGTGAATTATAATGATAACTTAGGTTATGAAAATAACTTAGATGGTGATGCTTGGACACGAAGGTACCTGGGTGTGTACCGTAGACGAGTAGTCGCTGGATTTATGAATcaatatgctttgtatggaacatgttATGATAATATGAGAATTAGTGAATGTGATCACCTAGTGATTGATGAGTGCAATCACGATGAAAGATGGAACCTAATCACATATTTGAAAATTGCCCTTAATCGTGCACATCCTAATTAAGGTACTTATGTAAAGTAGAATCAGGATGTGGCATCAATGATTCGTTCCTCACAGTTAGTTTGAGTCCCAATTATGGATTGAATATATGGAGGGGAGGTGGACGCCTAAGTGAGTTTGAGTCCCATACGACAAAAGATACTCTAAGTGGGATTGTGTCTCATACGAGTGACAATTCTTGaagtgggttagagtctcatGGAGAACTCGAACAagaaagtcgaatcatacgaaCATGTATGAGTCAATCATTTCCCTATACGTAGGTCCGATCGGGGAATGATGCTTTGTGGCTTCCGAAGAGTAATTTATTTGAGTTGGTGAACTTAAGTTTACATGTTTCCATACAGTGCGAATATCCTTTAGATGCTTAAGTCTTATTTATGTTGTGTGAGTGTCTCTACTAGGGTTTGATAACGAAGAACCGGGACATCCTCCTTCCAGTTTGAATAGAAAATAAgagagtcgccaccgaattttatttatgTGTCTCTACCGGAGAGGCGGagggaaatagtcgataaaaaCCTCGGAGAAAAAAGGTGCGCACAGGTAACGCGAAtataaggaatcggtctcgcaaccaagatttaggttcggaagtcggttacacaaggggaaggtattagcacccctcacgtccatggtactccatgggaaccatttagaTTGTTTGCGTATGCGGGTATTTATCacatttattatttttatttttaagaGAGTATGTATATAAAAGAATGATTATACTCTAGGAGTTTTTGTTTattatgctcgccaaggattatggcccttatgcctacgtatcactcattgAGGATGAGTAATCtgagtagaaaatgtttgtgcgttggttgattttacctttgagaaaaggggTTTCGGGAAGGTGCCCTAATGCAGAAAAATAAGGTTTTGATGtgttgtgttgattttaccttgaataagggtttatgaaaagagtttgtgaCTATGTTGTGCAAAAGTCTATGGACAGAGGTGATTATTCCAAACAATAAGTCAAGcgtcttgcatccaaaataatcTGGGTAAGGataggaatgctccattctttctcattctccaccacttaaggctcgtggcgcacaatactaatcatagtttttaagtgttttgaatttgattatgagaataccacttgacgttggatcaagggtttgttgatttgattatgaaattgggtAATGCAACATGTATGCAAAGTAACTATCAAGAaagtaaagggtctcattgtaaggtaaCCCAAGAGAAAGCGTTGTGTGTGCAAGAGTGTGACCTAAtctaaacaaaggataatggtcttacaaacatgttCCCTAAAGTGGTGCCATGATGTTATTCTTACAACCAGAATATAAGTTACAGATGAAAGTCCAAAGTTAACAATGAATCACAAAGTAATGGAAAGGCCCTCAAGAAAACGTCCTAGGATGGGATCCTCTAAGTTCAAGTTGATTATGTGGAATGAATTTTTTGctcttatcattttatcatgtttttgttgttgttaatgtGATGATAACAATAAAGATAAATGAGAATAGTAAATATGCATGATGAAgtttatacaatgatgatgaACTTAAATGAAAATTATAAGGTaataacataaaagtaaataaaaacataacaatgataataacaatGGTTAAATAATCAAAGTTGTTAAAGTTAGGTTAAATTAGGGTTATGAACAAAGGACCaacacttgaggattatctatccttaggtcaatagattcaaaatatggcgtatcaggggataacttatcactgatgcaaagtatggaagatgatcaatggatcaacttaccatagatttgtaacaatgaaagttattcaaccccaagtccatctatcaatagattgacaaaaggaagactatACATACTCAATGTTGAAAGTTTTAATGATTGATTAAGTTAACTGAGTTAAATAATGCATATAAGACCAAAGTATAATATTAACAAGTTAGTAAAGTGTTAGTGTATGATATAAACAAAATAATATAAGAGGTTAGTGGGTTAGTATAATATAAACAAATAACAATGTATCAGATGGAAATTACAGGTTGGCATATGTGAGCAAGACTTTATCTACCAGTCAAATGACCCAAGTTAGTTGAAATAGGAGCAACTTATCCatgcttcaaagtaccatggatgaacaCTTGATCATCCATTAGTAGGTTTGAAGTATGGAAAGTTCAATTAACCCTAACAAAACCAACATCATGATAAAAGGTATATTTCATTAGCCCTAATTCAAGACTTCATAAGTCCCTCAAAAAGTACTCAAATGACTTGAAACAAAGAACCAATAAATTCTAGAGGCAAAAATAACGGGGGTCCATGTTGAACATATTTTCAGAATGATAAAATAAATGAGGGTAAAAATAAAATATTGTTGGAATAAAATATGgtgaaaaataataaaatagaaGTGAAGAGAAATAAAATGAGACAAAGTGCATACGCTaggggttgaacccctgaccttaAGGTCATGGGGGGATCAAGCGCGCACTTGTGATAAGGAAACACACCGaacaaataaaataataaaaataagtaATAAATGGGATGAGCACACAGAACAACCAACCACAGCGTGACAACAcaaaattttaaatttgaaaatatgtgaagacttcatcttcttcctcgaAACACCTCAGAATCAAAACCTCAAACATGAGTTTTTCAGTGGATTTGATCATGGAAATAACTTGCAAACACATATTTGAGTCAACCTCCACACTCAggagccattgattggctctgagtgtggagtatttcCAAAAATATCAGACAAACCAGTTAACCTAAATTAAAACATAAACTCTAGATAATGACTAGTTAAAGCTACAAGTTTATGGTTAATGATCAGAAGGAAGTTTCGAAGTGAATGGAAACTTGTTTGGACGATAGGGGTGAAGGGAACTACCTGATAAGAATCAATCTTAGGGAGGTATTCCGATGACTGAGCTCAACTCAGATGAGGCTTGGGGAAGATGAGTTAGGGATTTGGAAAGTTTGAGTGGATGTTAGTGAAGGTTTCTAGGTGGTGGTTTGGGATTGAAATGCTCTGGAAATGAAAATGATTCTCTATTTTTGGAGGTTCAGCTCAGGTTAGCAACAAAGGTTTTGGGTTTTTTCAAGCATGGAAAATGAAGGGGACgccttcccctatttatagggaaggtgcGTGGATGGTTTGGAGGGAAACTAATGGAAACTTGCTTCAGATTGGTGAGTGGCTTGAAGCATGCTTTGGATGGACTTGGGGAAACATGGAATAGATGTGTTTTTACCTTGCTTGCACCTTAGACCACTTTGTCTTAGTACTTAGCATTAATTTGGAACAGACAAGGGACTTGGTTTGGCCTGCTATGGATTTCACTTTTTGCCAATTTGGGAAAAATCAGTTTTTGTACATGGGGTTTGTGCATCAAGATGATCACCAAtgtttgaaccaaggccaaataaaattggctcgtgcattttaTCTCAAACTTGTGCCAAATGTTCCTTTCCATGTCCTTGgttgaatgcaaaaagaaccaggtcaaaaggagttgtggtttggaaatgACAATGTGGTAAAGTAGTGGTCTTGGTCATGATTTAGGGCATGGTGGGAatgttggaccagcttggccagtgcaaaaattgaggtccttcctcaatgaattaggtcttggaccttgaaacaaagttgacATTTGGCTCGAAGTGGAATTTAGAAAGCTTgtgaaatgagaaagttatggtctttggaacttcccatgggccattcttgccaaaatgtgacaaacaaacatgacctaaaaatgggattttgtgatttcttgatttcTAAGGCACAATGGTTAAtttttgagttcatatgatcatagcATGATGGGAAATAAGAGTTGGATATTTGTGGGATGATTTTTGGTCAATTTTATGGATGGATCAAACCATGGGAAGTTGAAAAATCATGAACAAACCAATTACTTGTAACATGGATTAAATGGATGTTTAAGTGGTGGATTTTGATTGCAATGGACAtaaaatgatgttgaatgaatgGTATGGTGATTGGATTATCAAAATGAAGCAAAGTCAATGACCAATGGATgcccaaattagggtttcttgagccacaaGTTTTGTCAAGAACCAAGCCCAGATAAATTAAGGTTTATGTTACAAGGGTGATAATGAGATGTTTCAAAGGTGTGGGGATTGAAAAAACTTTTGATTTGAGGGGTCTCCAATTACTTGGCCAAGATCCATGGAGAATCAAGATTTGTACGAGCCAATGGAGGGTCAAGAGCTAGGGTTAGGGTCCTTGagtgaccagatgaatcttgatGCTTCTTCAAATGAGACTCACCATCCAAATTGGGTTTGGAGAATGAGTGAGATAACTTGAATGATCCTCCAAGCTTTTTTGGATGTTTGAGGATGAtattagggttaaggtggcttgggcacaccttGACATTATCAGAAGGTCTTGAGGCTTCACAGATGAATCCCATGCCTTGGGTTTGTGGATTATGGTAGATCATTAAGCACAAATGCATGTGAGGTGATATGTATGGGATATATGTTCATAGATTAGGGTTTAAGAAGGTGATATGGGGGTCGGGTAAATTTGAGAGTATGACAGCTTCCCCCATTTAACCTTATCGGACTTGAAGGTATGGATAGCGACGACTTCCAATGAATTCATGATAGGAAATGATTAAATACTAATAGGAGTAACCAGAAATTTTCCCTGTTGGAAATATGAGTGTTATGAGTTGATTTGTTGGGGGATTATGCATGGTTATGATTATGCATGCAATGTGATGTATACAACATAAGTATCTTTTCAGAGAGGAGAGTATGATGTCAATACTCCAAGAAGACAGAGGGAATAAACTCTGCTGGGGGAATGAGAATCTCAAAAGGGAGAGGGTGACTGCCCCTAGCAACGGCTGGGGAGAGGAATAAAGATGATTTCTAGAAACGACTGGAATGCCTACTCTGATGGGAAATATATAAATTTAGAGATGATTCCTAGTAGTGGATGGAATACCTGACATCTATTGGGGATCAACCTAGTGAATTTAGCGACGATTCTTAGCAACGGCTAGAAAACCTTATTCAATTGGGATAATAAATGAGCTCAAATAATGATTCCTAGCAACGGTTGAAACATTTAACTCAGTTGGAGGAAAAGACAAGGTATGATGACGATTATGAGCGACAACTAGAATACCCAGCTTTTTCGGGAAAATAAGTCATTtagtgatgattcctagcaaaAGGCTGGAACACCTGACTCGATTGGGAATATAAGTAGTTCAGTAATGATTCCTAACAATGGTTAGAAATATATGACTCTATTGGAGACAGAATTCCTCAAGAAGGTATAGTGACGATTCTTAGCAacgactagaatacctgactcaACTGAGGAAATATAGAAGTGAAagttcagtgacgattcctagcaacgactagaaatacctgactctgttggggaaacTGAATATTTTAATGATGATTCTTAGCAACAACTGGAATACCTACATTGCTTGGGGAATTATCCTGAAAGATAACTTTACTGGAGAAAACCATTATCGATGGTTTAAGAAATTTCGATATCTGATGAATCATTTTGAAGTATAAACTGAGGAATGAATTTTAAGAAGATACttatgatgcaatgttatgtatgCAAGATGCCGATGCATGTTCGGGTTTCTACTAGGGATTATGAAAATGCAAGGTTTGCAAGTTATGCAAAACATGATTGGGCTTAGAATTTGTTTGGGGATAGCGGACTGACTTCTCGTTATTTGGAAACTGGAATTTTCGATGTCTAAGCAAGCAATGTGTGCTTTGGCTGAGGATCTTTTCCAGGGAATATCTTGATTGGGCCAAGTCCAAAGGACTGTATggtgtttttgtgctagggataCCAAACATGTTTTTGGGTTATCTTTGGATACTTTTCGAAGAGAAGTAATTCGATGATTTGCTTAAAATTTTTTTTTAGCAAAAAGTTATTTACCGAAATTTTTCCAATGTGATACCTATTTAAGAAAAAGTCACATTTCGCAAACAAAGCAGGAAAGAGTAAAAACACTGAGCACATGAGAAGGAACTGATTTTAGTGTTAAATGGTCCCAAAATGGGTGATTTTTGTGCAACTGAAGCAATTCCTAAAAAAGAAGAATGCGAAAATAAATTGAAAAACTATAATGGCAATGGAATAATCTCGGGTTTCCACCAAGTTTCAACTCTGCTATAGTCCTTATGTCTTTGAATGTTCTTTGATCTTGCTTCAGAAGGAGAGTGACCAGATTGACTTGTTGGGGAGAAACTGGATTGACTTGCTGAGGAGTGAAGAAAGATTCTTTTACGAGATGCTTCCTCTCGCTTTTATAAATgcctaatttttgcctagaccgccctttcgggttttcagtctactgagatacccatttttgcataagtctcccttttaggttttcaacttatcgggcTTTTTTACTCTCTTTTTTAAAGCATAGTATTTTTTTTtactgcatccgcattcacaagggatggaaaatctttACCATCCATAGTTTCTAGAATTAAGGCTCCTCCGGAGAAAACCTTTTTGACAACATATAAGCCTTTGTAGTTTGGCGGCCATTTTCCATTTTGACACGAGTTCACTGGCTTTGAGGATGCAAGGAAAGACCTTCTTGTCGTGGGCCCTTTTGATGCGCTTTTGGTAAAGCTAGCCATGGAAAATGGTTGTCAAGCGCTTTTCATCAATGGGATTCAGTTGGTCAAACCGGGCTTGTACCCACTCAACTTCGTCTAGATTAACATCGGTCAAAATCCTTAAATaaggaatctctacttcaatAGGCAGGACTACATCCATACCATATACTAGAGTGAAGGGAGTTTCCCCAGTGGAAGTGCGTGTTGAGGTGCGATAGCCATGTAATGCGAATGGGAGCATTTTGTGCCAATCCTTGTAGATTTCTACCATCTTCTGCATGATCTTTTTGATGTTATTGTTAGCTGCTTCAACAACACCAATCATTTTGGGCTTATAAGGAGACGAGTTATGGTGTTCGATTTGAAGCTTCGGcacaactttttcatcattttgttattgaggttatatctattatcagtaatgattttGGTGGGGACCCCATAATGACAAATGATTTCGTTTCTTATGAATCGAGCCACAACTTGTCTTGTGACATTAGCATAGGAGACTGCCTCCACCCATTTAGAGAAGTAGATAAAGCAATGTTTGTTCGAGGCTGTTGGCTTTATCTATTCGATCACGTCAATGCCCAACATGGAAAAAGGAAAATGTGATGTTAGGAGATTAAGTGGCATTGGTGGCACATGGATATTGTCGACGTAGATTTGGAACTTATGACATGTTTGGACGTGGCGGTAACAGTCAACCTtcatggtcatccagtaatagCTGACCCTCAAGATTTTCTTTACCATGGTGTATCCACTGGAATGTGTCTCGAAGGATCCTTAATGAATTTCCATTATGATTTGGTTTGCTTCTTGCATGGTCATACATCTAAGCAAAACCGTATCATAATTACTCTTGTATAATCCTCCTCCACATAGGAAGAACTGGGATGACAGCTTCCGAAGATACTTCTTGTCGGTGATAGATTCATCCTTAGGGTACTCCTGGCTTTCTAAGAACTTCATGATATCGTAAAACCAAGGGTAACCGTCAGCTTCATCTTCTACTGCCAAACAGTGGGCGGGCTCGTCCAAGTCGTCAAGATGAAAAGTTGGTACTTCATTTTTGAATTTGATCTTAAACAtggatgacaaagttgccaggGCGTCGGCCAACTGATTTTCTTCTATGGGGATATGATTGAATGTAATCTCGTAAAAGTATGGGATTAGTTTCAAAACATGTTCCTTGTAAGGGATGAGCTTGTGGTCTTGAGCTTCCCAATCGCCCTTGACATGGCTAATAGCCaaggttgaatctccatatactTCAAGAATTTTGATCATAAGATCAATTGCAGCTTCAATGTCGAAGATACAGTTTTCGTATTCTGCCATATAGTTAGTACATTCAAAACACAAACCTACGGTGAAGGGTAAATAGAAACCAGTTAGGGAGGTGAACGACTGCCCCAATGCTATTGCCGTGAGcgttagaagctccatcaaataaAAGAGTCCACCGGGATCCCAATTCGGGTCCTTCCTCGGGGTCAGATATGTAGCAGTCTCTAATTAGCATAATGTCCTTGTCGGGGAATTCAAAGCACATAGACTGGTAATCTTCCAAGGGCTGATGTGCAAGATAGTCGTACAATACACTCTCTTTGATGGCTTTTTGAGTGACATGCTGAAAGTCGTACTCAGTCAGAGCCATTTTCCAACGGGCTACTCTACCTGTTAGAGCAGGCTTCTCGGAGATGTATTTGACAGGGTCCATCATGGAGATTAACATAGTTGTATGGGTGAGCATATACTGTCTTAAGTGTTTGGCAGCGCAAATAAGTccgcaacaagtcttttcaagtATTGAATATATATTCTCGCAATCGCTAAACTTCTTGCTTAACTAGTAtatggcatgttctttcctaccaGTCTCGACTTGTTGGCCGAGAACACATCCTATGGATCCTTCAAGGATAGTAAGGTACATTATCAATGATTTTCCAGGCATAGGATGCATCAGGATAAGTGGTTCTTGTAAATAATCCTTTATTTTCTCAAAAGCGGCTTGGAAATCGTCGTTCCAGATGATGGCTTGATCCTTTTGTAAAAGCTTGAAGATTGGATCACAAGTAGCCGTAAGGTGAGATATGAATATAGCgatgtagttcaatctacctaggagTACTCAGACTTccttctcagttttgggcgcatgcataACTTATATGGCCTTCACCTTCTCAGGATTTACTCCAATGCCACGTTGGCTAACGATAAAACCTAGcagtttaccagatcttactccaaatgtgcatttgttagggttaagcctcaacttgaatttcctcatCCGTTCAAATAGCTTCTCCAGATTGATAAGATGTTCCTCTTCGGTTTGAGATTTGGCGATCATATGATCAACGTAAACCTCGAcctctttatgaatcatatcatgaaagagtgtgaccatggctcgttggtaagttgcaccaacattctttaatCTGAAATGCATgaccttatagcagaacgtgtcccatggggttatgaaagtgATTTTCTCCATGTCCTCCAGAGCCATCAGGATTTGATTgtaaccggagaaaccatccatgaaggagaaaaTAGAGAATTGAGCGGTGTTGTCCACTAACACATCAATATGGGGTAGTGGGAAGTCATCTTTTAGACTCACTCTATTCAGGTTCCTATAATCCATGCACATCCTTACTTTGCTGCACTTTTTGGGCACAAGCACAATGTTGGCAATCCATTGGGGATAATTGGAAACTACTAGAAACCCTGCATTGGGCTATTTTtgcacttcctccttgatcttcataGCCATGTCAGAACAAGcccttcttagcttttgtttCACGGGAGGGAACTCTTCTCTAAGAGGTCGATGATGGACCACGATATCAGTATCAATGCCTGACATGTCTTGGTAAGACCACGCGAACACATCTATGTACTCCTGTAAAAGCTTGACCAACATAACCTTTACTTCTTCTTGTAGAGCTGAGCCAACTCTTACCTCTTTGGCTTCCTGGTTCGTTATAAGGTTGACTACTTCCACCGATTCCTCATGCGGTTGGATGACCTTCGAATCTTGCTTGAGTAATCGTGCTAAGTCTTCTGGGAGCTTGCAATCTTCATCACAGTCTTTGTCAGTGTGATTAATCGGATTCTCAAAGACATATAGGACCATAACAGAGTTGTTATTGGTGGTAATCTAGGGTGATCTACACGATTTAGGGTTCATGATTTTATATGTATGAAAGGAAGAAAAGTGATTTGAAAAACtttttaaaaagaaaaaactttgcctttttttttttaattttagtaaaaaaaatataaaatgaaaGACAAAGATCACAAATTTGAATGCAAAATGCGGTGATTTTCATTAATTTGATAAAAGGGAAATTCAACGGAGACCTTACAAATGATTTCCCGATGACTTGGGCACGACATGGATTCTTTTGATTGATTAAAGGAAAACAAGGAAAAATTACTTCTCGGTCATTATTACTTCGGGTAATTCCAACACGGTCCAATTGGTAACACCTCTCCCTTCAGTCTTCTTGAAGATTAGTCCTGCATCTTAGGCTTCATCAACCTCTTCTAAGGCACAGATATGCATGTCAACAAGGTGCATGACACTTGAGAAGTAGTCAGATAATGGGATCACTTGTCGCTTTTTAGCTATCAGcatggtgtaacacctcaaaatttgccctcctctcttgggactagcttagcacattgcatttcattttttagggtattaggcatttgcatattacatatcatgtgagaataaacaagtcatcctctaaaaagtctttctcagaagatggagagaTTAAGAGATGCAAGCatgagggtctcataaattgatcactagccatctgagggtttgtgcttcaattagggtttcttggtcctttaaggagtttgagcattatcttattggaaagggtatatcatcatcatcatggtcttgtcatcctcaaggggttcattgtgcctactcagattctttgggattagggttttgacctctgggCAACCCTAATCAATAGTTGCATTCTTTCAGTCAGGGATCTttaaggagatgaggtatttggTGATGGTGtggatcacatgatcattttgaAGAGCTTATtagagctaggggttcattttggagccaattcctcaagtggttgaggctcaagctgatcagagcacttctaagtcatctgtcaaccaaaaagtcaacagaaagtcaactgagggctaggaggtggagaaatgagtttcaacatctcattcatgttcaagagaggcttattcatcatgtcaaatgcatatcttgaagaatttaaggtcaagtcaaaagtttccaaaaatggaaagtgatctataattgaaagtttacaaaaatggaaagtttttgattcaaatgcaacttgatcttacatcatcaaagaagcttcaaatgaaattttgtcaaacatgaaagttgaatatctctttctcccatttccaaaaagtccaagatcatgaatttatgatgaatggttgaagagatatgatcaaatcattgccaaggatgcatggaacttcaaaaggtcataacttttgattcataactccaaatttggtggttctttttgcaaaatacttgtcatgacatgaagtttccagaacatccatcacattgtatgaatttccatcatatgatcatttgtgcattcaagtcaattttggagggaaatttgaaagttcaaaaatggtgcatcatgggaactttctaccattgccaatgtgtttaaaaaatgattttgagtgactttgatcaagcaaaTGTTACTATTCACGTGTGCATGCaccatgcaccatgcaaattttcAATTTTTGCCATGCACCCTTATTTTGCTAATTCCTAATTAACTttgcttaattttaattaaaattgAGATTAGGACATCATATAAATAGAAACCCTAACATAATTTGAGATTAACTTGATCatttcaccatttctagatctaagatttttttccctccattttttttcTCAACCAAAACTTGAAAAATCTTCAAAGAACCTTGCATTTTTattccatattcttgttctctggtgtggaattagtgcagatcaagcttcGGATTGGTGAATTCGTGTGGAAATCAAGCATTGAAGTTTA from Lathyrus oleraceus cultivar Zhongwan6 chromosome 7, CAAS_Psat_ZW6_1.0, whole genome shotgun sequence encodes the following:
- the LOC127103593 gene encoding uncharacterized protein LOC127103593, with the protein product MAEYENCIFDIEAAIDLMIKILEVYGDSTLAISHVKGDWEAQDHKLIPYKEHVLKLIPYFYEITFNHIPIEENQLADALATLSSMFKIKFKNEVPTFHLDDLDEPAHCLAVEDEADGYPWFYDIMKFLESQEYPKDESITDKKYLRKLSSQFFLCGGGLYKSNYDTVLLRCMTMQEANQIIMEIH